The Buchnera aphidicola (Brachycaudus cardui) genomic sequence CGATGTAAAAATATAAAAAAAAAAAAATGACCCAACATAAAAATATTTTATTAGATAATTTTTATTTTTTAAAAGATATAAAAAATTGTAAAATAAACAAGAATAAAAATCAATTTCAAAATATATACATTAGATCACCATCAAATTCATCAGATGCATGTAAAAATATAACTAGTCAAGAACATAAGTTAAATATAATAAATAACGCATATTTAATAAAATCCAATCATCACTATAATCATAAAAAAATAAATTTTAATAATATAAATCAAGATAGATGTAAAAATATAAAAAACAAGGAAAACGTCATTTCTTTTCTAAACATCAAGCATCATAAAAATAATTTATTTCCATTAAAAAATATAAATAAAATTGATACTTGTATGCGTAATACATATCTTTTAAAAGAAAATAATAAAAAAGAAGTGATCAGAACATATACAGAACCATTTTTTTTTCATTCTTCCAAAAATTCTATAGAATGGAAGAAATCAATTAGTCAAAAAATACATCTAGCTATTGCTAATAAAGAAAATCAAGCAGAAATATATTTAAAACCAGAAAGTTTAGGTGCTATATATATTAAAATCAATATGAAACATGATCAAGCAGTACTAAGTTTTATTTCTAATAATAATGAAGTTAGAAAATTTTTAGACGAATATGTTCCTTATCTACGTAATTCATTAAATAAAAGTCGCATTTTATTAAAAGAAGTAAATATTTATAGTTCCATAAAAAATTATAAAAGTATTTTAAATAAAAATATTTTTAATGTGCATCAATTTAAAAAAACCTTGAATATATATAAAAAAAATATAGACATGATAAAATATCAAGAAATTGATATCTATGTGTAATAAAGAAGATAATATATATCTAATACAAAAGATATACAATTATATTGTTGTTATATAAATTACAAATTCAATTGTAATCTTGTGTTCTAGTCACTTTTACCTGTGAGGTATATATATAAATGGGGAAAAGTAATAATTTACATAATGATTTTAAAAAATATTCTCATAGAGAAAAAAAAATAAATCATTTTTTCAAAAAAGATGAGATGAAAATATTAGAAAATATTAACAATTTTTTTATAAATCAGATCATAATAGATTTTTCTAATTTTTTCAAAAAAGATGTAAAGTTAATGTTCCATGATATAAAAATAGAGCTTGATAGTGAAAATAATATAAAAAATTATAAATGTATTAACTTGATAGAAATATTACCTTACAAAGATCAATCTTTTATAATTTTTTCTTCAAGTTTTTTATCTTTTATGACAGATTTTTTATTTGGAG encodes the following:
- a CDS encoding flagellar hook-length control protein FliK; amino-acid sequence: MTQHKNILLDNFYFLKDIKNCKINKNKNQFQNIYIRSPSNSSDACKNITSQEHKLNIINNAYLIKSNHHYNHKKINFNNINQDRCKNIKNKENVISFLNIKHHKNNLFPLKNINKIDTCMRNTYLLKENNKKEVIRTYTEPFFFHSSKNSIEWKKSISQKIHLAIANKENQAEIYLKPESLGAIYIKINMKHDQAVLSFISNNNEVRKFLDEYVPYLRNSLNKSRILLKEVNIYSSIKNYKSILNKNIFNVHQFKKTLNIYKKNIDMIKYQEIDIYV